A section of the Sceloporus undulatus isolate JIND9_A2432 ecotype Alabama chromosome 3, SceUnd_v1.1, whole genome shotgun sequence genome encodes:
- the SFXN3 gene encoding sideroflexin-3 isoform X2 — protein sequence MLGGLGKVSPGLTEDQLWQAKYIYDSAFHPDTGEKMILIGRMSAQVPMNMTITGCMLTFYRTTPAVLFWQWVNQSFNAIVNYTNRSGDAPITVNQLGTAYVSATTGAVVTALGLKSLTKHLPPIIGRYVPFAAVAAANCINIPLMRQRELKLGIPITDENGNRLGESKKAAEQAIAQVVVSRIGMAAPAMAIPPVIMNALEKRAFLKRYPWMNAPLQVGLVGLCLVFATPLCCALFPQKSSMWVNRLEPELQAQIREKNSDVEVVYFNKGL from the exons ATGCTCGGAGG GCTGGGAAAAGTGTCACCTGGACTGACAGAAGACCAACTATGGCAAGCAAAATATATCtatgactcagccttccatccggACACTGGCGAGAAAATGATCCTGATTGGGCGAATGTCTGCCCAGGTGCCCATGAATATGACCATCACTGGATGCATGCTCACCTTCTACAG GACGACCCCTGCTGTGTTATTTTGGCAGTGGGTGAACCAGTCTTTCAATGCCATTGTCAACTACACTAACCGGAGTGGAGATGCCCCCATCACTGTCAA CCAGCTGGGTACTGCCTATGTCAGTGCAACCACAGGAGCTGTGGTAACAGCGCTGGGACTCAAGTCTCTCACCAAG CATTTGCCACCGATCATAGGACGCTATGTGCCTTTTGCAGCTGTGGCTGCTGCAAACTGCATCAACATCCCATTAATGAGGCAAAG GGAGCTAAAGCTTGGTATCCCCATTACAGATGAGAATGGGAATCGGCTGGGTGAATCGAAAAAGGCAGCTGAGCAAGCAATTGCACAGGTGGTGGTTTCTCGCATTGGCATGGCTGCACCTGCCATGG CCATTCCTCCTGTGATCATGAATGCACTAGAGAAGAGAGCATTTCTGAAg cGATACCCCTGGATGAATGCTCCTCTGCAGGTTGGATTGGTGGGCCTGTG TTTGGTGTTTGCTACACCACTTTGCTGCGCTCTCTTCCCACAGAAAAG CTCAATGTGGGTGAATCGCTTGGAACCGGAACTCCAAGCTCAAATTCGGGAGAAGAATTCTGATGTTGAAGTTGTTTATTTTAATAAGGGGCTTTGA
- the SFXN3 gene encoding sideroflexin-3 isoform X1: MSGELSLHINIKEPRWDQSTFMGRAKHFFMVTDPRNLLLSSKTLEDARRVIEDYRLGKVSPGLTEDQLWQAKYIYDSAFHPDTGEKMILIGRMSAQVPMNMTITGCMLTFYRTTPAVLFWQWVNQSFNAIVNYTNRSGDAPITVNQLGTAYVSATTGAVVTALGLKSLTKHLPPIIGRYVPFAAVAAANCINIPLMRQRELKLGIPITDENGNRLGESKKAAEQAIAQVVVSRIGMAAPAMAIPPVIMNALEKRAFLKRYPWMNAPLQVGLVGLCLVFATPLCCALFPQKSSMWVNRLEPELQAQIREKNSDVEVVYFNKGL, from the exons ATGTCTGGGGAACTGTCCTTGCACATCAATATCAAGGAGCCACGATGGGACCAGAGCACCTTCATGGGGAGAGCGAAGCATTTCTTCATGGTGACGGATCCTCGCAACCTCCTGCTCTCAAGCAAGACCCTGGAAGATGCTCGGAGGGTGATTGAGGATTACAG GCTGGGAAAAGTGTCACCTGGACTGACAGAAGACCAACTATGGCAAGCAAAATATATCtatgactcagccttccatccggACACTGGCGAGAAAATGATCCTGATTGGGCGAATGTCTGCCCAGGTGCCCATGAATATGACCATCACTGGATGCATGCTCACCTTCTACAG GACGACCCCTGCTGTGTTATTTTGGCAGTGGGTGAACCAGTCTTTCAATGCCATTGTCAACTACACTAACCGGAGTGGAGATGCCCCCATCACTGTCAA CCAGCTGGGTACTGCCTATGTCAGTGCAACCACAGGAGCTGTGGTAACAGCGCTGGGACTCAAGTCTCTCACCAAG CATTTGCCACCGATCATAGGACGCTATGTGCCTTTTGCAGCTGTGGCTGCTGCAAACTGCATCAACATCCCATTAATGAGGCAAAG GGAGCTAAAGCTTGGTATCCCCATTACAGATGAGAATGGGAATCGGCTGGGTGAATCGAAAAAGGCAGCTGAGCAAGCAATTGCACAGGTGGTGGTTTCTCGCATTGGCATGGCTGCACCTGCCATGG CCATTCCTCCTGTGATCATGAATGCACTAGAGAAGAGAGCATTTCTGAAg cGATACCCCTGGATGAATGCTCCTCTGCAGGTTGGATTGGTGGGCCTGTG TTTGGTGTTTGCTACACCACTTTGCTGCGCTCTCTTCCCACAGAAAAG CTCAATGTGGGTGAATCGCTTGGAACCGGAACTCCAAGCTCAAATTCGGGAGAAGAATTCTGATGTTGAAGTTGTTTATTTTAATAAGGGGCTTTGA